One genomic segment of Leptolyngbya sp. CCY15150 includes these proteins:
- the lpxD gene encoding UDP-3-O-(3-hydroxymyristoyl)glucosamine N-acyltransferase, translating into MPTINLSQIAQHLQSQHTTAQDPEISGVAAIDEAQPGQLSYIEGETFAAQIATTQASALILPMNEALQAAADARQLAWVSVPQPRLAFAQAIALFYQPFKPAPGIHPSAVIDPSVQLGEGVSIGAHVVIQAGVRLGDGVCIHPNVVVYPGVQIGDRSLLHANCVIHERTILGTDCVIHSGACIGAEGFGFVPTAEGWFKMEQSGQVVLEDGVEIGCNSAVDRPAVGETRIRRHTKLDNLVHVAHGCQIGEACAMAAQVGLAGGVKVGNRVILAGQVGIANQVTIGDGAIATAQTGVHRDVEPGAIVSGYPAIPNRLWLKISAVYNRLPDMYQSLREIRRQLK; encoded by the coding sequence ATGCCCACGATCAACCTGAGCCAAATTGCCCAGCATCTCCAGTCCCAGCACACTACTGCCCAGGATCCGGAGATCAGCGGTGTGGCGGCCATTGACGAAGCCCAACCCGGACAACTGAGCTACATCGAAGGCGAAACCTTCGCCGCTCAGATTGCCACCACCCAGGCCAGCGCCTTGATTTTGCCCATGAATGAGGCCTTGCAGGCGGCTGCCGATGCCCGCCAATTGGCTTGGGTGAGCGTTCCCCAACCCCGTCTTGCCTTTGCCCAGGCGATCGCTCTTTTTTACCAACCCTTCAAGCCCGCCCCTGGCATTCATCCCAGCGCCGTCATTGATCCATCGGTACAGCTCGGAGAGGGGGTGTCCATCGGAGCCCATGTGGTGATTCAGGCTGGCGTGCGTTTGGGAGACGGCGTGTGCATCCATCCCAACGTCGTCGTCTATCCGGGGGTGCAGATTGGCGATCGCTCCCTCCTCCATGCCAACTGCGTCATCCATGAACGCACCATCCTAGGAACCGACTGCGTCATCCATAGCGGTGCCTGCATTGGGGCAGAAGGCTTTGGCTTTGTCCCCACGGCCGAGGGCTGGTTCAAGATGGAGCAGTCGGGGCAGGTGGTCTTGGAAGATGGGGTAGAAATTGGCTGCAACTCGGCGGTCGATCGTCCCGCTGTTGGCGAAACCCGCATCCGCCGCCATACCAAACTCGATAATTTGGTGCATGTGGCCCACGGCTGTCAGATTGGCGAAGCTTGTGCCATGGCGGCCCAAGTGGGTCTAGCGGGCGGCGTCAAGGTGGGCAATCGGGTGATTTTGGCAGGACAGGTGGGCATTGCCAACCAGGTGACCATCGGTGATGGCGCGATCGCCACGGCCCAGACCGGCGTCCACCGCGATGTGGAACCAGGAGCGATCGTCTCCGGCTATCCAGCCATTCCCAACCGTCTCTGGCTCAAAATTTCCGCCGTATACAATCGTCTACCGGACATGTACCAATCCCTACGGGAAATTCGCCGTCAACTCAAGTAG
- the rlmD gene encoding 23S rRNA (uracil(1939)-C(5))-methyltransferase RlmD, translating into MVDLQPSELDPTPAPDWQQGDLISLDIDDLSSGGDGVGRWQGRVVFVPDSVPGDQAEVRLVRVKRQYAHGKLRKVITPSPHRVRPACIVADKCGGCQWQVVSYEQQLQSKYQQVVQALERIGGLEHPPVDQPLPSAPLAYRNKVTYPLAMSGEKVQAGYYQKGSHRLVNLNQCPVQDERLNPLLAEIKQDIQRRGWPIYREKPHRGLLRHVSFRIGRRTGELLLTLVSTDWDIPGIEEQAHQWLNRYPDLVGVCVNLNGDRTNAIFGPETRCVAGQHYLTEQFANLTFHIQSTTFFQVNTEQAEALLNVILEELALTGTERIVDVYCGIGTLTLSIAQQAESVIGIELQPEAAEQGQDNAILNGIANTVFLAGSAERLLAETVRSLSAAPDVILLDPPRRGCDPFVLETLLEVMPERIVYVSCNPATLARDLMRLCESGYRLARVQPVDFFPQTAHIECAAFLVRR; encoded by the coding sequence TTGGTAGACCTACAGCCGTCCGAATTAGACCCAACCCCCGCGCCCGATTGGCAGCAGGGCGACCTCATTTCCCTAGACATTGACGACCTCAGTTCCGGAGGCGACGGGGTCGGACGCTGGCAGGGTCGGGTCGTCTTTGTGCCCGACAGCGTTCCCGGAGACCAGGCGGAGGTGCGGCTGGTGCGGGTCAAGCGCCAATATGCCCATGGCAAGCTGCGCAAGGTGATCACCCCATCGCCCCATCGAGTGCGGCCAGCCTGCATTGTGGCGGATAAATGCGGCGGCTGTCAGTGGCAGGTAGTCAGCTATGAACAGCAGCTTCAGTCGAAGTATCAACAGGTGGTGCAGGCCCTAGAACGCATTGGCGGCTTAGAACATCCGCCGGTGGATCAACCCCTACCCTCTGCCCCCCTGGCCTATCGCAATAAAGTCACCTATCCCCTAGCCATGTCTGGCGAGAAGGTGCAGGCGGGCTACTACCAAAAGGGTAGCCATCGCTTGGTCAACCTCAACCAATGTCCCGTCCAGGACGAGCGCTTAAATCCCCTCCTGGCCGAGATCAAGCAAGATATTCAGCGGCGCGGCTGGCCCATCTATCGCGAAAAGCCCCATCGTGGCCTTCTGCGTCACGTCAGCTTCCGCATTGGGCGACGCACGGGGGAACTGTTGCTGACCCTGGTGTCCACCGATTGGGATATTCCTGGCATTGAGGAACAGGCCCACCAATGGCTCAACCGCTACCCAGACCTAGTGGGCGTCTGTGTGAACCTGAATGGCGATCGCACCAATGCCATTTTTGGCCCCGAGACCCGCTGTGTAGCCGGGCAGCATTATCTAACGGAACAGTTTGCCAATCTGACCTTCCATATCCAGTCCACCACCTTTTTCCAAGTTAATACCGAGCAAGCCGAGGCGCTGCTGAATGTCATCCTGGAGGAACTGGCCCTAACTGGCACAGAGCGCATTGTGGATGTCTACTGCGGGATTGGTACCCTAACCCTGTCGATCGCCCAACAGGCCGAATCCGTGATTGGCATTGAGCTACAGCCGGAGGCCGCAGAGCAGGGCCAGGATAATGCCATCCTCAACGGTATTGCCAACACCGTTTTCCTCGCTGGCTCGGCAGAGCGGTTACTCGCAGAAACGGTGCGATCGCTCTCCGCGGCCCCAGACGTGATCCTGCTTGATCCGCCCCGACGCGGCTGTGACCCGTTCGTGCTCGAAACCTTACTGGAGGTGATGCCCGAGCGGATTGTCTACGTGAGCTGCAACCCCGCCACCCTCGCCCGCGACCTAATGCGGCTTTGTGAAAGCGGCTATCGCCTGGCCCGCGTGCAGCCCGTGGATTTCTTCCCCCAAACCGCTCATATTGAATGCGCGGCCTTTCTGGTACGGCGTTGA
- a CDS encoding DNA methyltransferase has product MAEPQPRGPMNRTLVLTESDRDRLQPRLLDAAALSPQAPLPMGTLWGDCLQLASQMPHQSVDLLILDPPYNLTKNFHGYQFTQQRVEDYTAWLRQVVLAFIPLLKPTASLYICGDWRSSTSIFAVAADYFVVRNRITWEREKGRGAKKNWKNASEDIWFCTVSDRYTFCVDAVKLRRRVLAPYRHADGQPKDWQATDDGNFRDTHPSNFWSDITIPFWSMPENTDHPTQKSEKLIAKLVLASSQPGQVILDPFVGSGTTSVVAKKLGRQYLGIDRNLDYCLLTERRLELADHHPAIQGFTHQVFWERNSSPPPD; this is encoded by the coding sequence ATGGCTGAACCTCAACCTCGGGGGCCCATGAATCGAACCCTGGTTCTCACCGAGAGCGATCGCGATCGCCTCCAGCCCCGCCTGCTGGATGCTGCTGCCCTATCGCCTCAAGCCCCCTTGCCCATGGGTACCCTCTGGGGCGATTGCCTCCAGCTCGCCTCCCAGATGCCGCACCAGTCAGTCGATCTACTCATTCTCGACCCGCCCTATAACCTCACCAAAAATTTCCACGGCTACCAGTTCACCCAGCAACGCGTTGAAGACTATACCGCCTGGCTACGACAGGTGGTTTTGGCCTTCATACCCCTGCTGAAGCCAACTGCTAGCCTGTATATCTGCGGCGATTGGCGTTCCTCAACCTCAATTTTTGCTGTCGCCGCCGACTATTTTGTCGTCCGCAATCGCATCACCTGGGAGCGGGAAAAGGGGCGAGGTGCCAAGAAAAATTGGAAAAATGCGAGCGAAGATATTTGGTTTTGCACCGTCAGCGATCGCTACACCTTCTGCGTCGATGCCGTCAAGCTCCGGCGGCGAGTCCTAGCGCCCTACCGCCATGCGGATGGCCAACCCAAAGACTGGCAGGCAACCGACGATGGCAATTTTCGCGATACCCATCCCTCTAATTTTTGGAGCGATATCACCATTCCCTTTTGGTCGATGCCCGAAAATACCGACCATCCCACCCAAAAAAGCGAAAAGCTGATCGCCAAACTGGTGTTAGCGAGTAGCCAACCCGGTCAAGTCATCTTGGATCCATTTGTGGGCAGTGGCACCACCTCGGTGGTCGCCAAAAAATTGGGACGGCAGTATCTGGGCATCGATCGCAATCTAGACTACTGCCTGTTAACCGAACGACGGCTGGAACTAGCCGACCACCACCCCGCCATTCAAGGTTTTACCCACCAAGTCTTCTGGGAACGCAATTCCTCACCGCCACCGGATTGA
- a CDS encoding DUF4090 family protein, with protein MSSDLQQTTGADAVDTAIAAGIDFDGSPIPTAKLDLYTTVMGYESNRQRSGVSNTMRSRIVRIGAKHLPQAELNQKLIDADFAPLKDKEIAFYYGGK; from the coding sequence ATGTCTTCCGATCTTCAACAAACGACCGGTGCCGATGCTGTGGATACAGCGATCGCTGCAGGCATTGATTTTGATGGCAGTCCAATCCCCACGGCGAAGCTAGATCTTTACACCACCGTCATGGGCTATGAGTCTAACCGGCAGCGCAGTGGTGTGAGCAATACGATGCGATCGCGGATTGTGCGGATTGGTGCGAAACATCTGCCCCAGGCGGAGTTGAACCAAAAGTTAATCGATGCAGATTTTGCGCCGCTCAAGGATAAGGAAATCGCGTTTTACTACGGCGGTAAATAG